In Candidatus Defluviilinea proxima, a single genomic region encodes these proteins:
- a CDS encoding DUF2200 domain-containing protein, whose translation MNNSNTHNERIAKMTFASIYPMYVEKIEKKGRTKEELHQVIKWLTDFDHKKLQELIKENVTFETFFQRASLNPNAHLITGVICGYRVEEIENPLTQQVRYLDKLVDELAKGRKMEKILRGS comes from the coding sequence ATGAATAATTCCAACACACACAATGAACGTATCGCAAAAATGACCTTCGCTTCGATCTATCCGATGTATGTCGAAAAGATAGAGAAGAAAGGCAGAACCAAGGAAGAGTTACATCAGGTCATCAAATGGTTAACAGATTTCGATCATAAAAAACTTCAGGAACTCATAAAGGAAAATGTCACCTTTGAAACATTTTTCCAACGCGCCTCACTAAACCCGAATGCACATCTCATCACTGGAGTGATCTGTGGATATCGTGTGGAGGAGATCGAAAATCCTTTGACACAGCAGGTTCGATATTTGGATAAGTTAGTGGACGAGTTGGCAAAGGGCAGGAAGATGGAGAAGATTCTGCGTGGTTCTTAA